One genomic region from Rhizomicrobium palustre encodes:
- a CDS encoding alpha/beta fold hydrolase: MAQFDFKFISASDGRRLRTGVFAPERPRGRVAVLLSGQSEFIEKYLEVIGELNARGFTVATFDWRGQGGSARALTQPLKSYVGDFAEYDDDLQSFMAEVVAPISATAPLVLAHSMGGHMALRALHDQPGMFSRAMLVAPMVGISTRGYPGSLARAMTALQTFAGKGREFAWGMAERDPFLIDFSRQLCTSDSARFERTQKILRAHPELRLAGPTWGWIEAAYRSMKRQSEAGYAEAIRTPTLVFGAGKDRIVLTEAVRRFASRLPNGRYVEIADAEHEILMEADAIREEFWRAFDGFMG; the protein is encoded by the coding sequence ATGGCGCAGTTCGATTTCAAATTCATCTCGGCCAGTGATGGGCGCCGCCTGCGCACCGGCGTATTCGCGCCCGAACGCCCGCGCGGACGCGTGGCGGTGCTGCTCTCGGGCCAATCCGAGTTCATCGAGAAATATCTCGAGGTGATCGGCGAGCTGAATGCGCGCGGCTTCACCGTGGCGACGTTCGATTGGCGTGGCCAAGGCGGCAGCGCACGCGCCCTCACCCAGCCCCTGAAAAGCTATGTCGGCGATTTCGCTGAATATGATGATGATCTTCAAAGCTTCATGGCGGAGGTAGTCGCACCCATAAGCGCCACAGCGCCATTGGTGCTGGCCCATTCCATGGGCGGACACATGGCTTTGCGCGCCTTGCACGACCAGCCGGGGATGTTTTCACGCGCGATGCTGGTGGCACCTATGGTCGGCATTTCAACGCGCGGCTATCCCGGATCACTCGCGCGCGCCATGACGGCACTGCAAACCTTCGCCGGAAAGGGCCGCGAATTTGCCTGGGGCATGGCGGAGCGTGATCCCTTTTTGATCGATTTCTCCCGCCAGCTTTGCACCAGCGATAGCGCGCGTTTCGAGCGGACCCAGAAAATTTTGCGCGCCCATCCCGAATTACGGCTGGCCGGGCCGACCTGGGGCTGGATCGAGGCGGCCTATCGCTCGATGAAGCGGCAATCCGAGGCGGGCTATGCCGAGGCGATCAGGACGCCAACCTTGGTGTTTGGTGCAGGCAAGGACCGGATTGTATTGACCGAAGCGGTGCGCCGCTTCGCGAGCCGCTTGCCGAACGGACGCTATGTCGAAATCGCGGACGCCGAACACGAAATCCTGATGGAAGCCGACGCGATACGCGAAGAGTTCTGGCGGGCGTTCGACGGGTTTATGGGATAA
- a CDS encoding SCP2 sterol-binding domain-containing protein, with protein sequence MDARVAEIITAMGSHLGTNSGLGGTLKFEFGDPGSVFIDGVSEPNTVSDGLGKNADCTITMSLETFEKLIARQLDPTSAFMQGKLRVAGDMGLAMKLGPLLQRSAG encoded by the coding sequence ATGGACGCGCGGGTTGCGGAAATCATCACGGCGATGGGAAGCCATTTGGGGACCAATTCAGGCCTGGGCGGAACGCTGAAATTCGAATTCGGCGATCCGGGCAGCGTTTTCATTGATGGCGTTTCCGAGCCGAACACGGTGAGCGATGGCTTGGGCAAGAACGCCGATTGCACCATCACCATGAGCCTTGAGACTTTCGAGAAGCTGATCGCGCGCCAGCTCGACCCCACCAGTGCCTTCATGCAGGGCAAGCTGCGAGTCGCGGGCGATATGGGCCTGGCCATGAAGCTCGGACCGCTCCTGCAGCGCTCAGCAGGCTAA
- a CDS encoding Hsp20 family protein, whose translation MRSFDFSPLFRSTVGFDRLFDLMDSYTEQSNGYPPYNIERSDETHYRISLAVAGFGEKDLSIEVKEGVLTVTGQRGNESETQPRAFLYQGIAGRSFERRFQLAEHVEVRAARLENGLLHIDLERVVPEEKKPRRIAINAPEFASQEVKTLEGRAA comes from the coding sequence ATGCGTAGCTTCGATTTTTCCCCGCTGTTCCGCTCTACCGTTGGCTTTGACCGTCTCTTTGATCTGATGGACAGCTACACCGAGCAGTCGAACGGCTATCCCCCCTACAATATCGAGCGGTCCGACGAGACCCATTACCGGATTTCCCTGGCCGTCGCGGGCTTCGGCGAGAAGGATCTTTCCATCGAAGTGAAGGAAGGCGTTCTCACCGTCACAGGCCAGCGCGGCAATGAAAGCGAAACTCAGCCGCGTGCCTTCCTCTATCAGGGCATCGCCGGGCGCAGCTTTGAGCGCCGCTTCCAGCTTGCCGAGCATGTGGAAGTGCGTGCCGCCCGCCTTGAGAACGGGCTCCTGCACATCGATCTTGAGCGCGTCGTCCCCGAGGAGAAGAAGCCCCGCCGCATTGCGATTAATGCGCCCGAGTTTGCCTCCCAAGAGGTGAAGACCCTCGAGGGCCGGGCTGCGTAA
- a CDS encoding alpha/beta hydrolase, with protein sequence MPSWQSSFFDRYSRMAKPRAVEADTDIAELRRQYTYLSDRFGAVPREAIFEQASLGPVKGEWVKTSNASAGRVILYFHGGGYIAGSPESHRALVAKLAHTSEAAAFSLAYRLAPEFAFPAAVRDGLDAYRQLTARGVSPSSIVLAGSGSGGGLAFSVLLAIRNAGLTMPAGCLAMSPWADLTLSGWSVMNNARDDTALSWELLFVSARHYLKKSSPADPYASPVFANFKDFPPIMVHAGSLEMLKDDASRLGDRAAEAGVPVSVEIYDGMQHVFQANSHVPEARVSLQRLGQFVRQRTAPRAETYVAAK encoded by the coding sequence ATGCCTAGCTGGCAAAGCTCTTTTTTTGATCGCTATTCGCGTATGGCCAAGCCGCGCGCGGTGGAAGCTGATACCGACATCGCCGAATTACGCCGCCAATATACTTACTTGTCCGACCGCTTTGGCGCGGTTCCGCGCGAAGCGATTTTCGAGCAGGCAAGCCTTGGTCCCGTCAAAGGCGAGTGGGTGAAGACCAGCAACGCCTCTGCCGGCCGTGTGATCCTCTATTTCCATGGCGGCGGCTACATCGCCGGCTCGCCGGAATCGCATCGCGCGCTGGTGGCGAAACTCGCCCACACCTCCGAAGCCGCCGCGTTTTCACTCGCCTATCGCTTGGCGCCGGAATTTGCGTTTCCCGCCGCGGTGCGCGATGGGCTTGATGCCTATCGCCAGTTGACGGCGCGCGGTGTTTCTCCGTCTTCCATCGTTTTGGCGGGGTCTGGCTCGGGTGGCGGATTGGCTTTCTCGGTGCTGCTCGCCATTCGCAATGCCGGGCTGACGATGCCCGCGGGCTGCCTTGCCATGTCGCCTTGGGCTGACCTCACCCTCTCGGGCTGGAGCGTGATGAACAACGCTCGGGACGACACCGCGCTGTCCTGGGAACTTCTCTTCGTCAGCGCGCGCCATTACCTCAAGAAATCCTCTCCGGCCGATCCTTATGCCTCGCCGGTCTTCGCCAATTTCAAGGATTTCCCGCCCATCATGGTGCATGCGGGCTCGCTGGAAATGCTGAAGGACGATGCCTCGCGCTTAGGTGACCGGGCAGCAGAAGCGGGTGTGCCGGTGAGCGTCGAGATCTATGACGGCATGCAGCATGTCTTCCAGGCCAACAGTCATGTGCCGGAGGCGAGGGTGTCGTTGCAGCGCCTTGGTCAATTCGTCCGCCAGCGGACAGCGCCCCGGGCCGAAACCTACGTCGCCGCGAAATAA
- a CDS encoding pentapeptide repeat-containing protein — translation MDGVRKVIAKLTQKEASAAAARHEMLYSGRLGGARAVFAFTDLTGIDFSGRNLADADFTGAILSETNFAKTRLDSASFFGADLRRANLTQASLRRADLRGVSLRGANLTGADLFEADLREGTIAQKERSGNLRVMQHDIGPSELPEALLRHANLERAKMNGAIAVQADFSDAIMKNARLVRANLRQACLVGCNLENADLSGCNLAGANLSGSVLVGAKLDFAVMDGADLSNVLTAKMVGPDPGKLPMNLEAMLDAHAKWAESEGREGMPADLSGFDLRGLAGMNARQLTALTAKGSIFYGLDLEGVSLQGSSLQNADLRSVRLCGADLRGVNLSGAKLTRSDLRDAKLGPLVLDSERLLAARLDGVEARYTDFRGADMRGASLKNGDFSYANLTDVHFRDNALGGAKFPGARLSREFREALANLPPTP, via the coding sequence ATGGATGGCGTCCGAAAGGTCATTGCCAAGCTTACCCAGAAAGAGGCCTCGGCCGCGGCAGCGCGCCACGAGATGCTCTATTCTGGTCGCTTGGGCGGGGCCAGAGCGGTTTTCGCCTTCACCGATCTTACCGGGATCGACTTTTCCGGCCGTAACCTCGCCGATGCAGATTTCACCGGCGCCATTCTCTCCGAAACCAATTTCGCCAAGACCCGCCTGGATTCCGCGAGCTTCTTCGGAGCTGATCTTAGACGCGCGAATCTGACGCAAGCCTCGCTTCGCCGAGCCGATCTGAGGGGCGTGTCCTTGCGCGGCGCCAATCTGACAGGCGCCGACCTCTTCGAGGCCGACTTGCGCGAAGGCACCATTGCCCAGAAGGAGCGCAGCGGAAATCTGAGGGTCATGCAGCACGATATCGGGCCCTCCGAATTACCCGAGGCCTTGCTGCGCCACGCCAATCTCGAGCGTGCCAAGATGAACGGTGCAATCGCGGTGCAGGCCGATTTCTCCGACGCCATCATGAAAAATGCCCGCCTGGTCCGGGCGAATTTGCGCCAGGCCTGCCTCGTGGGTTGTAACCTCGAAAATGCGGACCTCTCGGGCTGCAATCTCGCCGGGGCCAATCTGTCGGGCTCGGTACTGGTCGGGGCCAAGCTCGATTTCGCGGTGATGGATGGGGCCGATCTCTCCAATGTCTTGACCGCCAAGATGGTCGGGCCCGATCCCGGCAAGCTGCCCATGAATCTGGAAGCCATGCTCGATGCCCATGCCAAATGGGCCGAGAGCGAGGGGCGCGAGGGCATGCCCGCCGATCTCTCAGGCTTCGATCTGCGCGGCCTTGCAGGGATGAATGCCCGCCAGCTCACCGCCCTGACGGCCAAGGGCTCGATCTTTTATGGCCTCGACCTGGAGGGGGTGTCGCTTCAGGGTTCGAGCCTGCAAAACGCCGATCTGCGCTCGGTCCGGCTCTGCGGCGCCGACCTTCGGGGGGTCAATCTTTCCGGTGCGAAGCTGACGCGCTCTGATCTGCGCGATGCCAAGCTCGGGCCTCTGGTCTTGGACAGCGAGCGCCTGCTGGCGGCGCGGCTGGACGGGGTGGAAGCGCGCTATACCGATTTTCGCGGCGCGGATATGCGCGGGGCGAGCCTGAAGAACGGTGATTTCTCCTACGCCAATCTCACCGATGTCCATTTCCGCGATAACGCGCTCGGCGGCGCCAAATTCCCCGGCGCACGCCTGTCGCGAGAGTTCCGCGAGGCGCTGGCGAACCTGCCCCCTACACCCTGA
- a CDS encoding autotransporter outer membrane beta-barrel domain-containing protein, whose amino-acid sequence MSKRSLMLSTAAVALLTGAGLADTTIDSSKSDAYTTGAKASSNTGQEKAGNIIIKSGGSIGASVASQGALTINDNSYALVQGTITNKDKDNASAIRVDLSTNPDLHGATFQNSSGATIAGTGIYLDSGSSVSVTGSNTGKIGLYLDSTGCTSSGSCSYTGNVQVGAGSTLAVSGDKGTGIQIGNSANTFGTLKGNLQISGVVTATAATTTNTSTSMVGVASYGTIDGNFILDNTGAINAYGHGATALFIGGNGITGSMTLGGSVTSSVLANQTLNYTQKINTTTNAEAGPALSIGASVLKGIEILGPTSTGASAATGSITAQGAGPAVSIFAGTNGSVIGVYSADTANPGFSFYNRGGITASYTNYDKSTTAMSISGGSSTAQTVFTGGIFNSGTMRADAVSSGTTGASNKLVATGLFVGDYVQLSANTGGKLAGTGTTVPGDQAALVNSGLGSASSGGQIVASVTGTRGGIAQALVISGNATVPSIINTGTIAASVTTNDATLSGAYGSNNPVAAFAIWDSSGTLTSIVNSGTISASAGYQASTNGTISALDNNQQTAIAIKLGGSASSPSSASTSIKNYSSSNRAATIVGDIYFGTGNNQVLDLVGNGPSLLSTVTGNVTYGMIAGGSTSGDKLHIGNYAVLTGQVNTLESVRGAGVQVDIDTHGTLNLLNAATAMNATQVTVNTGGTLNLGVSRSLTQNGVLAAQSVTFADDATLTASYQSYVPQGTNQFVLMTANKGQLQISPTVIANFNNARDSQNNLRTPFLLKTASMCSTQNDANCARPASLPSTQDALLINVAMKNASELGLTAGSIATQATTTANGKATTLFEQANLALGIDNDLGAAFVNGITNTKQAAAAYNNMAPNVTGGTRAIAISITDSATGPVAARQRALRMYDKTQGDMTIWGQEFVQMLKDPGTGAIDPNTGFKTNSGFKDHGFGLALGIDSGSPKYGWYGLALTYYQGDVNELARNAHSNEQWYLLSGYTSWRGKGLFLDTKIDAGYGNITGKRVQLLGIPNSAGTGVSYYSRQADNKHAGALVSGSVVTGAAFSYGAATLMPQINLDGMLLREEGYTEKNPGTTTVGDGFDLKVQQYYAKSLRAFVGLNARYDLDLGGIFLQPEGRAGYRYDFLNDPAKVKAAFAYANITANSITAGDTFTLTGPEPSQGSFVLGGSLAATTDAWTLGLNFDFVKGSNGAFQQIGTVHLLGRI is encoded by the coding sequence TTGAGCAAGCGCAGTTTGATGCTCTCCACCGCCGCCGTCGCCCTGCTCACCGGCGCGGGCTTGGCCGATACTACGATCGATAGCTCTAAATCCGACGCCTACACCACGGGTGCTAAGGCCTCGAGCAATACCGGTCAGGAAAAAGCGGGCAACATCATCATCAAGAGCGGCGGTTCTATCGGGGCCTCCGTGGCTAGCCAGGGCGCGTTGACGATCAACGACAACAGCTATGCCCTGGTACAGGGGACGATCACCAACAAGGACAAGGACAACGCCTCTGCGATCCGTGTCGATCTGTCGACCAACCCCGATCTGCATGGCGCGACATTCCAGAACTCCTCCGGCGCCACCATTGCCGGCACGGGCATCTACCTCGACTCCGGTTCGAGCGTCTCGGTCACGGGCAGCAATACCGGCAAAATCGGCCTCTATCTCGATTCCACGGGCTGCACCTCCAGCGGTAGCTGCAGCTATACCGGCAATGTCCAGGTCGGCGCCGGTTCCACGCTTGCTGTCAGCGGCGACAAGGGTACGGGCATCCAGATCGGCAACAGCGCCAACACCTTTGGCACGCTGAAGGGCAATCTGCAGATTTCCGGCGTGGTCACGGCTACTGCCGCCACCACCACCAACACTTCTACCAGCATGGTCGGCGTGGCGAGCTACGGCACCATCGACGGCAATTTCATTCTCGACAACACCGGCGCGATCAACGCCTATGGCCACGGCGCGACGGCCTTGTTCATCGGCGGCAATGGCATCACCGGCAGCATGACACTGGGCGGTTCGGTGACCTCCTCGGTGCTGGCCAATCAGACCCTCAATTATACGCAGAAGATCAACACCACCACGAATGCGGAAGCCGGTCCGGCCCTTTCTATTGGGGCCTCGGTGCTGAAGGGTATCGAGATTCTTGGGCCCACCAGCACGGGTGCCTCGGCGGCGACGGGCTCGATCACCGCGCAAGGGGCGGGCCCTGCGGTGTCGATTTTCGCGGGTACCAATGGATCAGTGATCGGGGTTTACAGCGCCGATACGGCCAATCCGGGCTTCAGCTTCTATAACCGTGGCGGCATCACCGCGAGCTATACCAATTACGACAAATCCACCACGGCGATGTCGATCTCTGGCGGTTCCAGCACGGCGCAGACGGTATTCACCGGCGGTATTTTCAATTCCGGTACCATGCGTGCGGATGCCGTCAGCTCCGGCACGACCGGCGCTTCCAATAAATTGGTGGCCACGGGTCTGTTCGTCGGCGATTACGTCCAGCTCAGCGCCAATACCGGCGGCAAGCTCGCTGGCACGGGCACGACGGTGCCGGGTGACCAGGCGGCGCTGGTGAATTCCGGCCTCGGCAGCGCCTCGAGCGGAGGTCAGATTGTCGCCAGTGTGACGGGCACGCGCGGCGGCATCGCCCAGGCGCTGGTCATCAGCGGCAATGCCACGGTTCCGTCGATCATCAACACGGGCACCATCGCGGCCAGCGTCACCACCAATGATGCCACCCTTTCGGGCGCGTACGGCTCCAACAATCCGGTCGCCGCTTTCGCGATCTGGGATTCTTCGGGCACGCTCACCAGCATCGTGAACTCGGGCACCATCTCGGCGTCGGCGGGTTATCAGGCGTCGACAAACGGGACTATCTCGGCCCTCGACAACAACCAGCAGACGGCGATCGCCATCAAGCTGGGCGGCAGCGCCTCTTCGCCGTCATCGGCCTCTACCTCGATCAAGAACTATTCCTCGTCCAACCGCGCGGCCACCATTGTCGGCGACATCTATTTCGGCACCGGCAACAATCAGGTGCTCGATCTCGTCGGCAACGGCCCCAGCCTTCTGTCCACCGTCACCGGCAATGTCACCTATGGCATGATCGCGGGCGGTTCGACCTCGGGCGATAAGCTGCATATCGGCAATTACGCGGTCCTCACCGGACAGGTGAACACGCTGGAAAGCGTGCGCGGCGCGGGCGTGCAGGTCGATATCGACACCCATGGCACGCTGAACCTTCTCAACGCCGCAACGGCGATGAATGCGACGCAGGTGACGGTGAATACCGGCGGCACGCTCAACCTCGGCGTTTCGCGCTCCTTGACCCAGAACGGTGTGCTCGCGGCCCAATCGGTGACCTTTGCCGATGACGCGACCTTGACGGCGAGCTATCAGAGCTATGTGCCCCAGGGCACCAATCAGTTCGTGCTGATGACGGCCAATAAGGGCCAGCTCCAGATCAGCCCGACCGTGATCGCGAACTTCAACAACGCGCGCGATTCGCAAAACAACCTGCGCACACCCTTCCTGCTCAAAACGGCGTCGATGTGCTCGACCCAGAACGACGCCAATTGCGCCCGTCCGGCAAGCCTGCCCTCCACCCAGGATGCGCTGCTGATTAACGTGGCGATGAAGAATGCCTCCGAACTGGGCCTGACCGCGGGCAGCATCGCCACCCAGGCGACGACCACCGCCAACGGCAAGGCGACCACGCTGTTCGAGCAGGCCAATCTTGCGCTCGGTATCGACAACGATCTTGGCGCGGCCTTTGTCAACGGCATCACCAACACCAAACAGGCGGCGGCGGCCTATAACAACATGGCGCCTAACGTCACGGGCGGCACCCGCGCCATCGCCATCTCGATCACCGATTCGGCCACCGGTCCGGTGGCGGCGCGTCAGCGTGCTCTGCGCATGTACGACAAGACCCAAGGCGACATGACAATCTGGGGCCAGGAATTCGTCCAGATGCTGAAAGATCCGGGCACCGGCGCGATCGATCCCAACACCGGCTTCAAGACCAATTCCGGGTTTAAGGATCATGGCTTCGGTCTCGCCCTCGGTATCGATAGCGGCAGCCCGAAATACGGCTGGTACGGCCTCGCGCTCACCTATTACCAGGGTGATGTGAACGAGCTGGCTCGCAACGCGCATTCCAACGAGCAGTGGTATCTGCTCAGCGGTTATACGAGCTGGCGCGGCAAGGGCCTGTTCCTCGATACGAAGATCGACGCGGGCTATGGCAACATCACCGGCAAGCGCGTCCAGCTTCTCGGTATTCCCAATTCCGCGGGCACAGGCGTGAGCTACTATTCGCGTCAGGCCGACAACAAGCATGCCGGCGCGTTGGTGTCGGGCAGCGTCGTGACCGGCGCGGCCTTCTCCTATGGCGCCGCCACCTTGATGCCGCAAATCAACCTCGATGGCATGTTGCTGCGGGAAGAGGGCTATACCGAGAAGAATCCGGGCACCACCACGGTGGGCGATGGCTTCGATCTCAAGGTGCAGCAGTACTATGCCAAGTCGCTGCGCGCCTTCGTCGGCCTCAATGCCCGCTACGACCTCGATCTGGGCGGTATCTTCCTGCAGCCGGAAGGCCGCGCGGGCTATCGCTATGACTTCCTCAATGATCCGGCCAAGGTCAAAGCGGCCTTCGCCTATGCCAACATCACGGCCAATTCGATCACGGCGGGTGACACCTTCACCCTCACCGGGCCCGAACCGAGCCAGGGCTCCTTTGTGCTCGGCGGCTCCTTGGCGGCGACCACCGATGCCTGGACGCTGGGCCTCAATTTCGACTTCGTGAAGGGCTCCAACGGCGCCTTCCAGCAGATCGGAACGGTCCATCTGCTCGGCCGCATCTAA
- a CDS encoding threonine aldolase family protein has translation MNFLSDNAYGALPEIVAALSSAAAGTASSYGGDDITARVESRLAEIFETKLRAFAVISGTAANALALATLCPPHGAVLCEAQAHIAVDECGAPEFFTHGAKLIGIEGHHGKLTPASLETTLARFHQGFVHQAQPAVLSLTQSTEMGTVYSLAEIAALAKLAKAHGLKVHMDGARFANAMARLGISPAEATWKAGIDVLSFGATKNGALGAEAVIFFDPALAGDFEYRRKKSGHLISKMRFVSAQLEAYLTDDLWLKAARHANGLAQHLAEGVQGIAGVEILYPVEANEVFLRLPTTLAEALRSGGARFYDWSPPENAKSTIRLVTSFATPPEDVARFVELASK, from the coding sequence ATGAATTTTCTCTCCGACAATGCCTACGGAGCGCTGCCAGAGATTGTGGCAGCGCTGTCATCGGCAGCCGCCGGCACCGCGTCCTCCTATGGTGGCGATGACATCACCGCACGGGTCGAATCACGGCTGGCGGAAATTTTCGAGACCAAGCTGCGCGCCTTTGCCGTCATCTCGGGCACGGCGGCAAATGCGCTCGCCTTGGCGACGTTGTGTCCCCCACATGGCGCGGTGCTTTGCGAAGCCCAAGCGCATATTGCGGTGGATGAATGCGGTGCACCGGAGTTTTTCACTCATGGCGCCAAGCTCATCGGTATTGAGGGCCATCACGGCAAGCTGACACCGGCAAGCCTTGAGACGACTCTCGCCCGATTCCATCAGGGCTTTGTGCATCAAGCTCAGCCTGCGGTGCTCTCGCTGACGCAATCCACCGAGATGGGCACGGTCTATAGCCTGGCGGAGATCGCCGCGCTCGCGAAACTGGCCAAGGCACATGGGCTGAAGGTCCATATGGATGGGGCGCGCTTCGCCAATGCGATGGCGCGACTTGGTATCAGCCCAGCGGAAGCTACCTGGAAGGCAGGCATCGATGTCTTGTCCTTCGGCGCGACCAAGAACGGGGCGCTGGGTGCCGAAGCGGTGATCTTCTTCGATCCTGCCTTGGCAGGGGATTTTGAGTACCGGCGCAAGAAATCCGGCCATCTGATTTCCAAGATGCGCTTCGTCTCGGCCCAGCTAGAGGCCTATCTGACGGATGATCTCTGGCTCAAGGCAGCACGCCATGCCAATGGGCTTGCCCAGCATCTGGCCGAGGGCGTGCAAGGTATCGCCGGGGTGGAGATTCTCTATCCCGTCGAAGCCAATGAGGTGTTCCTGCGCCTGCCCACCACTTTGGCCGAGGCACTGCGAAGCGGCGGCGCGCGGTTCTATGATTGGAGCCCGCCAGAGAACGCCAAGAGCACGATCCGGCTGGTGACCTCTTTCGCCACGCCGCCAGAGGATGTCGCGCGGTTCGTAGAACTGGCGTCAAAATAA
- a CDS encoding VOC family protein codes for MRYLHTMVRVADLDSALDFYCSKLGLLEVRRMESEKGRFTLVYLAAPADLPRAGQEAAPLVELTYNWDPETYSGGRNFGHLAFEVENIYETCKKLMDGGVLINRPPRDGHMAFVRSPDGISIEFLQKGESLAPAEPWASMPNTGSW; via the coding sequence ATGCGCTATCTGCACACCATGGTCCGCGTTGCCGACCTCGACTCGGCTCTCGATTTCTATTGCAGCAAGCTTGGGTTGCTGGAGGTCCGCCGCATGGAAAGCGAGAAGGGCCGTTTCACACTCGTTTACCTGGCTGCCCCTGCCGACCTGCCCCGCGCCGGCCAAGAAGCCGCTCCGCTTGTTGAGCTTACATACAATTGGGATCCGGAGACCTATAGCGGCGGACGCAATTTCGGCCACTTGGCCTTCGAAGTCGAAAACATCTATGAAACCTGCAAAAAGCTGATGGATGGCGGTGTTCTGATCAACCGCCCGCCGCGCGACGGTCATATGGCTTTCGTACGTTCTCCAGACGGCATCTCGATCGAGTTTTTACAGAAGGGCGAGAGCCTTGCCCCCGCCGAACCCTGGGCCTCCATGCCCAATACGGGGAGCTGGTAG
- a CDS encoding TonB family protein codes for MIQIDVIKEKIDKKEPPPPPPETKAPPPPFVPPPDIVIQVDAPPPQNTITTQSKQPTPPPVSSPASIGRPHVCGDDYYPAISKRLGEQGTTRLGFTITADGRVENVHVEASSGSERLDNAAVTCATPWRYKPAVREGQPVAVQWHTEVKWVLH; via the coding sequence GTGATCCAGATCGACGTGATCAAGGAAAAGATCGACAAGAAGGAGCCGCCGCCGCCGCCGCCGGAGACGAAAGCGCCGCCGCCGCCCTTCGTGCCGCCGCCGGACATCGTCATTCAGGTCGATGCACCGCCGCCGCAAAACACCATCACGACGCAGAGCAAGCAGCCGACTCCGCCGCCGGTTTCGTCCCCGGCCTCGATCGGTCGCCCGCACGTTTGCGGCGATGATTACTATCCGGCGATTTCCAAGCGCCTCGGCGAACAGGGCACCACCCGTCTCGGCTTCACCATCACGGCGGATGGCCGTGTGGAGAACGTCCACGTGGAAGCCTCTTCGGGCTCCGAGCGTCTGGATAATGCCGCCGTCACTTGCGCAACCCCCTGGCGCTATAAGCCGGCGGTGCGTGAAGGTCAGCCGGTCGCCGTGCAGTGGCACACCGAAGTGAAGTGGGTTCTCCACTAA
- a CDS encoding MotA/TolQ/ExbB proton channel family protein, with protein sequence MITKKLAMAAALALMTGFCAAPASAQATDQAAPAATAAAPAAGQQVVKAAAPGAVNKNPYGLAHILAEKNPVSYTILGILLVMSVGTWYIFFVKFFEQSRILGQAKTVEKRFWTSASLNEGIEKLPKTSEFRALAEAGVRASQGGTTLVGLNDWIGMTLARQLEDANGKLAGGISWLASVGSVAPFVGLFGTVWGILQALISIGVAGQASIDKVAGPVGEALIMTAIGLAAAVPAVLLYNFLVRRNKIITEKYRGFAGDLQTYLISKGSK encoded by the coding sequence ATGATCACGAAGAAACTGGCGATGGCTGCCGCTCTCGCCCTCATGACCGGCTTCTGCGCCGCCCCGGCGTCCGCTCAGGCCACCGACCAGGCCGCTCCGGCCGCCACGGCTGCGGCTCCCGCCGCCGGCCAGCAGGTTGTGAAGGCCGCCGCGCCCGGCGCCGTCAATAAGAACCCCTACGGTCTGGCCCACATCCTGGCCGAAAAGAACCCCGTGTCCTACACCATCCTGGGCATCCTGCTCGTGATGTCGGTCGGCACCTGGTACATCTTCTTCGTCAAGTTCTTCGAGCAGTCCCGCATCCTCGGCCAGGCCAAGACGGTCGAGAAGCGCTTCTGGACCTCTGCCTCGCTGAACGAAGGCATCGAGAAGCTGCCGAAGACCTCTGAGTTCCGCGCTCTCGCCGAAGCCGGCGTCCGCGCTTCGCAGGGCGGCACCACCCTCGTCGGCCTCAACGATTGGATCGGCATGACGCTCGCCCGTCAGCTCGAAGACGCCAACGGCAAGCTCGCCGGCGGTATCTCCTGGCTCGCTTCGGTGGGTTCGGTCGCCCCGTTCGTCGGTCTGTTCGGCACCGTGTGGGGCATTCTGCAGGCCCTGATCTCGATCGGCGTCGCCGGTCAGGCTTCGATCGATAAGGTCGCCGGCCCGGTCGGTGAAGCTCTGATCATGACCGCCATCGGTCTGGCCGCCGCCGTTCCGGCCGTGTTGCTCTATAACTTCCTGGTCCGCCGCAACAAGATCATCACCGAGAAGTATCGTGGCTTCGCCGGTGACCTTCAGACCTACCTGATCTCGAAGGGCAGCAAGTAA